From Treponema primitia ZAS-1, the proteins below share one genomic window:
- a CDS encoding NADP-dependent isocitrate dehydrogenase, with product MAARIPMKNPIAEIDGDEMTRVLWALVKEKLLLPYVDLKTEYYDLSLTNREATGDAVTAESAHAISRLGVGVKCATITANNARKTEYGLKTLYPSPNATIRAILDGTVFRKPIVASCITPSVSTWKKPIVIARHAYGDIYKSAEMLIPGPGKVELVYTAADGSEKRTPVADMKGSGVVLGMHNLDESIKSFARACFLYAVNEKLPIWFSTKDTISKTYDGRFKELFNQIYETEFKDTCAAAGISYFYTLIDDAVARVVKGEGGFLWACKNYDGDVMSDMVASASGSLAMMTSVLVSPQGPVEYEAAHGTVQQHYYRWQKGEKTSTNPVALIFAWTGALAKRAELDNTPELGDFAKKLERAALAAIEAGEMTADLARLAVPSPAKALDSWEYIDAVASRLS from the coding sequence ATGGCAGCGCGGATACCTATGAAAAATCCAATCGCCGAGATCGACGGGGACGAAATGACCCGGGTGCTCTGGGCTCTGGTAAAGGAAAAACTGCTCCTTCCCTACGTGGATCTCAAGACCGAATACTACGATCTCAGCCTGACGAACCGGGAAGCCACGGGGGATGCGGTCACCGCCGAATCCGCCCACGCCATCAGCCGCCTGGGGGTTGGGGTAAAGTGCGCCACCATCACCGCCAACAATGCCCGTAAAACCGAGTATGGGTTAAAGACCCTGTACCCAAGCCCGAACGCCACCATCCGGGCAATCCTTGACGGGACGGTGTTCCGCAAACCTATAGTGGCATCCTGTATTACCCCCAGTGTTTCTACCTGGAAGAAGCCCATCGTTATTGCCCGCCATGCCTACGGCGATATCTATAAAAGCGCAGAAATGTTGATCCCCGGCCCCGGCAAGGTAGAGTTGGTGTATACCGCCGCCGATGGATCCGAAAAACGTACTCCGGTGGCGGACATGAAGGGCAGCGGCGTGGTCCTGGGGATGCACAACCTGGATGAATCAATTAAGAGCTTTGCCCGCGCCTGCTTCCTCTACGCCGTCAATGAAAAGCTCCCCATCTGGTTTTCCACTAAGGATACTATTTCTAAAACCTACGATGGCCGGTTTAAGGAACTGTTCAATCAAATATACGAAACTGAGTTTAAGGATACATGCGCCGCCGCGGGAATCAGCTACTTCTACACCCTCATCGACGATGCGGTAGCCCGGGTGGTCAAGGGTGAGGGCGGCTTTCTCTGGGCCTGCAAAAACTACGATGGCGATGTGATGAGCGACATGGTCGCCAGCGCCTCCGGGAGCCTCGCCATGATGACCAGCGTCCTGGTTTCCCCCCAGGGGCCGGTGGAATACGAAGCGGCCCACGGAACAGTGCAGCAGCATTACTACCGCTGGCAGAAGGGCGAAAAGACCAGCACCAACCCTGTGGCCCTGATTTTTGCCTGGACCGGCGCCTTAGCAAAAAGAGCGGAGCTTGATAACACGCCGGAGCTGGGAGATTTTGCAAAAAAGCTGGAACGCGCCGCTCTGGCAGCCATAGAAGCCGGGGAAATGACCGCCGACCTTGCCCGGTTGGCGGTTCCCTCCCCCGCTAAAGCCCTGGACTCCTGGGAATATATTGACGCCGTGGCTTCCCGGCTGTCCTAA
- a CDS encoding site-specific integrase produces MGVKIRQKRQKLYLDIYVNGSRKWESLKLTLTGDPDQDKDILRKAKYARSVREGQLFDGQWGLQDQTGAKKTLFKFIEKMGEGRDKKKDRICKVLPYLEKYPGGISIQIGQVNAKWFTNFQNYLVKDSGLNETSANSYAFAVRMALAQAVRENVLVSNPAEGIKSIAVPEPDREFLSLAEVQKLFKTPINGKLGEDVKRAFLFSCYCGLRVSDLKSLSWGDIERTQSGAQIVKRQIKTKKRVIIPLHNSAWALINDNQIHHHSEPVFPLLAAVKSDTNRNLVPWTQKAGIEKKITWHAARRSAASLLHEMGVDVYTIQKLLGHAKVSTTALYTAVSDQSLRKAIDSLPPIEILEGNK; encoded by the coding sequence ATGGGAGTGAAAATTCGGCAAAAACGGCAAAAATTGTACTTGGATATTTACGTGAATGGGAGCCGAAAATGGGAGTCATTGAAGCTGACCTTGACCGGAGATCCAGACCAGGACAAGGATATTTTGCGAAAGGCCAAGTATGCAAGGTCTGTGAGGGAAGGGCAGCTTTTTGACGGGCAGTGGGGATTGCAGGATCAGACAGGGGCAAAGAAAACCCTTTTCAAGTTTATCGAAAAAATGGGGGAGGGCCGGGATAAAAAAAAGGATAGAATTTGCAAAGTGCTGCCTTATCTTGAGAAATACCCTGGTGGCATCTCAATTCAGATTGGGCAGGTCAATGCCAAGTGGTTTACCAATTTTCAAAACTATCTCGTAAAGGATTCGGGATTAAACGAAACATCGGCTAATTCTTATGCCTTTGCGGTTCGCATGGCCCTAGCCCAAGCCGTCCGGGAAAATGTCCTTGTCAGTAACCCGGCGGAGGGGATCAAGTCGATTGCCGTTCCTGAACCAGACAGAGAATTCTTGTCCCTGGCGGAGGTTCAAAAACTTTTTAAGACCCCGATAAATGGGAAACTTGGCGAGGATGTAAAACGGGCTTTTCTTTTTTCGTGTTATTGCGGATTACGGGTGTCGGATTTAAAGTCCCTAAGCTGGGGAGACATTGAAAGAACCCAAAGCGGCGCTCAGATTGTTAAGCGGCAGATAAAAACTAAAAAGAGGGTCATTATTCCCCTTCATAATTCCGCATGGGCGCTTATAAACGATAACCAGATCCACCATCATTCAGAACCAGTCTTTCCATTATTGGCGGCGGTTAAGTCCGATACCAACCGAAACCTAGTGCCATGGACCCAAAAAGCCGGAATTGAAAAGAAAATTACTTGGCACGCTGCCCGTAGATCTGCCGCTTCCCTGCTGCACGAAATGGGGGTGGACGTTTACACGATTCAAAAGCTCCTAGGCCATGCCAAGGTTTCAACAACGGCATTGTATACGGCAGTCTCTGATCAGAGCTTACGAAAAGCCATTGATTCCCTGCCGCCTATCGAGATTTTGGAGGGGAACAAGTAG
- a CDS encoding sugar phosphate isomerase/epimerase family protein gives MTRIVTLASGQFGDLSLEELCVLAKKMGYDGLELATHAHFDVSKALKDDGYIPKVWETLKKYGLKCQAISAHLTGQCVGDLWDERLDNFAPSRLAGKPKEIRDWAVEEMKNTARAAKKFGVKVVNGFTGSPIWARWYSYPQTSEEMIEAGFQKIYDLWTPIFDVFDECKVKFALEVHPSEIAFDYYTTKRLLEKFKYRKTLGLNFDPSHLVWQGVSETVFVRKFAKQIYHVHMKDVKLFKNELGGILGSFLPFGDTRRAWNFVSLGHGNVDFDGIIRELNAAGYTGPLSVEWEDSGMNREAGATESCEYVRRINFSASTVAFDSALKRD, from the coding sequence ATGACTAGAATAGTTACGCTTGCGTCGGGACAATTTGGGGATCTTTCCCTGGAAGAATTGTGCGTCCTGGCGAAAAAAATGGGATACGATGGTTTGGAATTGGCAACCCATGCGCATTTTGATGTTTCAAAGGCCTTAAAAGATGATGGATATATACCCAAGGTATGGGAAACCCTAAAAAAATATGGTTTGAAATGCCAGGCCATAAGCGCCCATCTAACCGGGCAATGCGTGGGGGATCTCTGGGACGAACGGCTGGACAATTTTGCCCCAAGCCGGCTTGCGGGGAAGCCTAAGGAGATCCGGGACTGGGCTGTTGAAGAGATGAAGAACACCGCCCGGGCGGCGAAGAAATTCGGCGTAAAGGTGGTAAACGGTTTTACCGGCTCCCCCATTTGGGCACGGTGGTATTCCTACCCCCAAACATCGGAAGAAATGATCGAAGCGGGGTTTCAGAAGATCTACGATCTCTGGACGCCTATCTTTGATGTCTTTGATGAATGTAAGGTAAAGTTTGCCCTGGAGGTGCACCCTTCGGAAATCGCCTTTGATTATTACACCACCAAGCGGCTTCTGGAAAAATTTAAGTACCGGAAAACCCTGGGCCTTAATTTTGATCCCAGCCATTTGGTATGGCAGGGGGTGAGCGAAACAGTATTTGTGCGGAAGTTTGCAAAGCAGATCTACCACGTCCACATGAAGGATGTTAAGCTTTTTAAAAATGAACTTGGGGGTATCCTGGGTTCCTTCCTGCCCTTTGGGGATACCAGGAGGGCCTGGAACTTTGTTTCCCTGGGGCATGGCAATGTGGACTTTGACGGTATTATCCGCGAACTAAACGCCGCAGGCTACACCGGCCCCCTTTCGGTGGAATGGGAAGACAGCGGCATGAACCGGGAAGCAGGCGCAACAGAAAGCTGCGAATATGTCCGGCGGATCAACTTTTCCGCCTCCACCGTGGCCTTTGACAGCGCCCTTAAGCGGGATTAG
- a CDS encoding O-acetyl-ADP-ribose deacetylase encodes MITCTVEAVLGDITKLSVDAIVNAANSSLLGGGGVDGAIHRAAGPELLAECRRIAEARRDVEGGPCPAGEAVITGAYKLPCRKIIHTVGPVWYGGSRGEPALLASCYRNSIILARDSACHSIAFPNISTGVYGYPKELAVAVAIDAVMETLPKTPSITKLVFVCFDRVNLDLYNEKLGIRN; translated from the coding sequence ATGATTACCTGCACCGTTGAAGCCGTTCTCGGCGATATAACCAAGCTTTCGGTTGACGCCATCGTGAACGCCGCTAACTCAAGCCTTTTAGGCGGGGGCGGCGTGGACGGAGCCATACACCGGGCTGCGGGGCCGGAGCTTTTAGCGGAGTGCCGTCGTATCGCCGAAGCGCGCCGGGATGTAGAGGGCGGTCCCTGTCCCGCAGGGGAGGCGGTTATCACCGGCGCCTACAAGCTGCCCTGCAGGAAAATCATCCACACCGTGGGCCCGGTCTGGTACGGAGGCTCCCGGGGCGAACCGGCCTTACTGGCTTCCTGCTACCGGAACAGCATCATCCTTGCCCGGGATTCAGCCTGCCACAGTATTGCTTTCCCAAATATCAGTACCGGGGTCTACGGCTACCCAAAGGAACTGGCCGTTGCCGTGGCCATAGACGCGGTAATGGAAACCCTGCCAAAAACACCATCCATAACCAAGTTAGTCTTTGTGTGCTTCGACAGGGTTAACCTCGATCTGTACAACGAGAAATTGGGAATTAGGAATTAG
- a CDS encoding DUF167 domain-containing protein, with amino-acid sequence MTNCLRIAGASILLDIKAVPGSSKSQIAGLSENRLRIKIAAAPEDGKANAELRSFLAKTLDCPKKDITLTAGEKSRLKTLALPLTVREKLEKIIANS; translated from the coding sequence ATGACGAACTGTTTGCGCATTGCCGGAGCATCGATACTCCTGGACATAAAGGCCGTGCCGGGTTCCTCAAAATCACAAATCGCAGGCCTCAGCGAAAACCGCCTGCGGATAAAAATCGCCGCAGCCCCCGAAGACGGCAAGGCCAACGCGGAACTCCGCTCCTTCCTGGCAAAGACCCTGGACTGCCCCAAGAAAGACATCACCCTTACTGCGGGGGAAAAGTCCCGGCTTAAAACTCTGGCTCTGCCATTGACGGTGCGGGAGAAGCTGGAAAAAATTATTGCTAATTCCTAA
- a CDS encoding Gfo/Idh/MocA family protein yields MGKIKVGIVGAGGMAFYHYEGFIKAGAEVIAMADADPGRAKGFAEKRGIGKVYSSLTEMVSACPNLDAVSIITPNKFHKPLVIEALGLGKHVYCEKPPALNAGEMEEMLAASKQAKKQLMFDFNNRARPESQAIIKYIKKGRVGTINSAQATWIRRAGIPGFGGWFTNKALSGGGPVIDLPHMLDLALYFMGYPEPDYLLGTAFYDFMDNKAFKGPWGIPDAAKGVTDVESSCHAMLTFKTGQSLQIRNSWAEFNEREVVSVTFQGTKAGGKVERLFEIEGIDETCIDSCRLFTEEFGNQVDLDIKTEKDEHMGRVANAANFVQAISGKAEPLNKPEEALVLMKIIDAMYKSASSKKPVQIK; encoded by the coding sequence ATGGGAAAAATTAAAGTTGGAATTGTCGGGGCCGGAGGGATGGCTTTTTACCATTATGAAGGCTTTATCAAGGCCGGCGCCGAGGTGATTGCCATGGCAGATGCGGATCCGGGCCGCGCTAAGGGTTTTGCGGAAAAGCGGGGCATAGGCAAGGTTTATTCCAGCCTTACGGAAATGGTTAGCGCATGCCCTAATCTGGATGCGGTTTCAATAATTACCCCAAATAAATTTCATAAACCCCTGGTAATTGAAGCCCTGGGACTGGGCAAGCATGTGTATTGCGAAAAACCGCCGGCCCTGAACGCCGGAGAGATGGAAGAAATGCTGGCCGCCTCGAAACAGGCAAAGAAACAACTTATGTTTGATTTTAATAACCGGGCTCGGCCGGAGTCCCAGGCTATCATTAAGTACATCAAAAAGGGGAGGGTGGGGACCATTAATTCCGCCCAGGCTACATGGATTCGGCGTGCGGGCATTCCCGGATTCGGCGGTTGGTTTACCAACAAGGCCCTCTCGGGGGGCGGTCCGGTTATCGATCTGCCCCACATGCTTGATCTGGCGTTGTACTTCATGGGCTACCCCGAACCGGACTATCTCCTGGGTACTGCTTTCTACGACTTTATGGACAACAAGGCATTCAAAGGACCCTGGGGTATCCCCGATGCGGCCAAGGGGGTTACGGATGTGGAATCATCCTGCCATGCCATGCTTACCTTCAAAACAGGACAGAGCCTCCAGATCCGCAATTCCTGGGCGGAGTTTAATGAACGGGAAGTGGTGTCCGTTACCTTCCAGGGAACTAAGGCCGGGGGTAAGGTGGAACGGCTCTTTGAAATTGAGGGTATTGATGAAACCTGTATAGATAGCTGTCGTCTCTTTACCGAAGAATTCGGCAACCAGGTGGATCTGGACATTAAAACCGAAAAGGATGAACACATGGGCCGGGTGGCCAATGCCGCCAATTTTGTGCAGGCCATTTCCGGCAAAGCCGAGCCATTAAATAAACCGGAAGAAGCCTTAGTGTTGATGAAGATAATTGACGCCATGTATAAATCAGCTTCATCAAAGAAGCCTGTGCAGATCAAATAG